A single genomic interval of Spirosoma taeanense harbors:
- a CDS encoding Rossmann-fold NAD(P)-binding domain-containing protein: MAGLVISIIGCGWLGLPLAERLRADEYAVKGSTTSSDKIPMLAEKGIEAYQLQLAPHPVGNLHDLLRTDTLLIDVPPKAGKLGDDFHPQQMQHLVNAVQSSPVTHVIYVSSTSVYPELSRTLVEEDVTEPSHSAAPALVQAEQLFTKLAPERIVTVLRCGGLMGYNRIPGKYVAGRTVDSGAVPVNYLHRDDAVEILTNLIRQKTSGTFNAVAPEHPTREAIYRKSCADFDCALPVFIQPAEPKPFKSISSAKLIQQTEYAFRYPNPLDFLYS, from the coding sequence ATGGCTGGGCTGGTTATTTCAATTATTGGCTGCGGCTGGTTAGGCCTGCCATTAGCTGAGCGGCTCAGAGCCGATGAATACGCCGTCAAAGGGAGTACAACGTCGTCCGATAAAATACCTATGCTGGCTGAGAAGGGAATCGAAGCCTACCAACTCCAGCTTGCCCCTCATCCTGTAGGAAACTTACATGATTTGCTACGGACCGATACGCTCCTGATTGATGTTCCGCCGAAGGCTGGCAAACTGGGAGACGACTTTCATCCGCAGCAGATGCAGCACCTGGTGAACGCTGTGCAAAGCTCGCCTGTGACGCACGTGATTTACGTCAGCTCAACATCAGTATACCCCGAACTGAGCCGGACTCTGGTTGAGGAAGATGTTACGGAGCCCAGCCATTCGGCCGCACCGGCGCTGGTTCAGGCCGAACAACTGTTCACTAAGCTTGCACCAGAGCGAATCGTAACTGTATTGCGTTGCGGTGGTTTAATGGGTTACAATCGCATTCCGGGCAAGTATGTAGCGGGCCGTACCGTCGATAGCGGAGCCGTACCGGTCAACTACCTGCACCGGGATGATGCAGTCGAAATTCTAACCAACCTAATTCGGCAGAAAACGTCGGGTACGTTTAACGCAGTAGCGCCGGAGCACCCCACTCGTGAGGCCATTTACCGTAAAAGCTGCGCAGATTTTGATTGTGCCTTGCCAGTCTTCATTCAGCCCGCTGAACCCAAACCCTTCAAAAGCATCAGTTCCGCCAAGCTGATCCAGCAAACTGAATACGCCTTTCGTTACCCGAATCCGTTAGATTTTCTATATAGTTAG